In one Phenylobacterium glaciei genomic region, the following are encoded:
- a CDS encoding c-type cytochrome, which yields MTRRVLAILAIAGLLTGSPALAADGAKTFQFQCKTCHAAKSSPMGPSLAGVAGRKIASLGDFKYSAGLTAKAGATWTDANLDAYLTAPAKFAPGTKMPSGVAAPADRAAVVAYLRGLK from the coding sequence ATGACACGCCGTGTTCTCGCCATTCTCGCCATCGCCGGGCTGCTGACGGGGTCTCCCGCCCTGGCCGCCGATGGCGCCAAGACCTTCCAGTTCCAGTGCAAGACCTGCCATGCCGCCAAGAGCTCGCCCATGGGGCCCAGCCTGGCCGGAGTAGCCGGCCGCAAGATCGCCAGCCTGGGCGACTTCAAATATTCCGCCGGCCTGACCGCCAAGGCCGGCGCCACCTGGACCGACGCCAATCTCGACGCCTACCTTACCGCGCCCGCCAAGTTCGCGCCCGGGACGAAGATGCCCAGCGGCGTCGCCGCCCCCGCTGACCGCGCCGCGGTGGTGGCCTATCTGAGGGGGCTGAAATGA
- a CDS encoding phosphotransferase, with translation MPIPHAKRPDVERALLATFGTAEMDSIATISGGLSGALTYRIRVGAIAYLLRVETQRDSFKDPDRWYRCMAIAAKACLAPRVRYADPTTGVAIMEFIPEQSWALDYAGTREDLIVEAAQAIRALHQAPAFPPLVDYMDGMDAVWAGFQATGLLAPEAISELLDRYGAVRAVYRTDPADLVSSHNDLNPRNILYDGRRLWFIDWESSFLADRHVDLATLANFITHDTAQEDLLLRTYFGQAPDARQRARHAVMRQVNHLFYGLIMLTAVARMRPGEQASGGLEGPSLAEIHQGIGAGTFLLDGWEGQVAYGKARLAQALAGMKSPEFAQAVSVLTA, from the coding sequence ATGCCCATTCCCCACGCCAAACGCCCCGACGTCGAGCGCGCCCTGCTGGCGACCTTCGGCACGGCGGAGATGGACAGCATCGCCACCATCAGCGGCGGGCTCTCCGGCGCCCTGACCTATCGGATCCGGGTAGGCGCCATCGCCTATCTGCTGCGGGTCGAGACACAGCGGGACAGCTTCAAGGACCCTGATCGCTGGTATCGGTGCATGGCCATCGCCGCGAAAGCCTGCCTGGCGCCCCGCGTCCGCTACGCCGATCCGACCACCGGGGTGGCGATCATGGAGTTCATCCCTGAGCAGTCCTGGGCGCTGGACTATGCGGGCACGCGGGAGGACCTGATCGTCGAGGCCGCCCAAGCCATCCGCGCCCTGCACCAGGCGCCGGCCTTCCCGCCGCTGGTGGACTATATGGACGGCATGGACGCGGTGTGGGCCGGGTTCCAGGCGACCGGCCTGCTGGCGCCTGAGGCGATTTCGGAACTGCTGGACCGCTACGGCGCGGTGCGGGCGGTCTATCGCACCGATCCGGCGGACCTGGTTTCCAGCCACAACGACCTGAACCCGCGCAACATCCTCTATGATGGGCGCCGCCTGTGGTTCATCGATTGGGAAAGTTCGTTCCTGGCCGACCGTCACGTGGACCTGGCGACCCTGGCCAACTTCATCACCCACGATACGGCGCAGGAAGACCTGCTGCTGCGCACCTATTTCGGCCAGGCGCCGGACGCCCGGCAGCGGGCGCGGCACGCCGTGATGCGGCAGGTGAACCACCTATTCTACGGCCTGATCATGCTGACCGCCGTGGCGCGTATGCGGCCTGGGGAACAGGCGTCCGGCGGGCTGGAGGGGCCGTCGCTCGCCGAGATCCACCAGGGCATCGGCGCCGGGACCTTCCTCCTGGACGGCTGGGAAGGCCAGGTCGCCTACGGCAAGGCGCGGTTGGCGCAGGCGCTGGCCGGAATGAAATCGCCGGAGTTCGCTCAGGCGGTCAGCGTGCTGACCGCCTGA
- a CDS encoding GIN domain-containing protein: MIRLLVIIAVVGFLTCVVTLGGAVALGSRDVAAQGWDHWSNHDWNIGWDDHGKRHSDWRNRHKGDPEWASATKEIAWDGATTLVLDVPADVTFTQGSEGPGKLTVTGPKRALDTLTLSGGRLTDTVSNEGQRLKIVMTAPKVTRFELTGIDRLTLEGYDQDSLEISTTGMSKVTGRGKTRLLKLDMTGAGEVDLAGLDADSAEVTLSGAAQASIAPRSSARLDVSGSGEVELTTRPLKLEKNVSGSGEVKELES, translated from the coding sequence ATGATCCGCCTTCTTGTCATCATCGCCGTGGTCGGCTTCCTCACCTGCGTCGTCACCCTGGGCGGCGCCGTGGCCCTCGGTAGCCGCGACGTTGCAGCCCAAGGCTGGGACCACTGGTCGAACCACGACTGGAACATCGGCTGGGACGACCACGGCAAGCGTCACAGCGACTGGCGCAACCGCCACAAGGGCGATCCCGAATGGGCCTCGGCCACCAAGGAGATCGCCTGGGACGGCGCCACCACCCTGGTTCTCGATGTCCCCGCCGACGTCACCTTCACGCAAGGGTCCGAGGGTCCCGGCAAGCTGACCGTCACGGGTCCTAAGCGCGCCCTGGATACGCTCACCCTGTCGGGCGGCCGTCTCACCGACACGGTGAGCAATGAAGGCCAGCGGCTGAAGATCGTCATGACCGCGCCGAAGGTCACCCGCTTCGAGTTGACCGGCATCGATCGCCTGACCCTGGAGGGCTACGACCAGGACAGCCTGGAGATCAGCACCACCGGCATGTCCAAGGTCACCGGCCGCGGCAAGACCCGTCTGCTGAAGCTGGACATGACCGGGGCCGGCGAGGTCGATCTGGCCGGTCTCGACGCCGATAGCGCCGAGGTCACCCTGTCGGGCGCGGCCCAGGCCTCGATCGCGCCGCGCTCCAGCGCCAGGCTGGATGTCTCGGGATCGGGCGAGGTCGAGCTGACGACCCGGCCCCTGAAGCTCGAAAAGAACGTCTCCGGCTCCGGCGAGGTCAAGGAGCTGGAGTCCTAA
- a CDS encoding precorrin-2 dehydrogenase/sirohydrochlorin ferrochelatase family protein: MDAFPAYFPLAGARIVVAGSGEGALNKLRLLASSPATLVRVEGPDAFLTGSYSGALLVFIDGEDEAFAKGAAAAARAARTLVNVTDRPELCDFTTPAVIDRGEVVAAIGTGGASPMLATMLRNDIEQRVPEGTGRVAALFRNFQDDVRARFPELHARRAFLRETLSGAVAEAAQGGDMEKAQSLFRAAIAQGPKAAGKVQFVAGRGPADLLTLRASRALAAADVIAADPGADPDILAMARRDAERMTPDEATPEAMIDLARSGRRVVRVVVQAPPAEEVRFLAAAGVSVEVLASAS; the protein is encoded by the coding sequence GTGGACGCCTTTCCCGCCTATTTCCCGCTGGCCGGCGCCAGGATCGTCGTGGCCGGCTCCGGTGAGGGCGCGCTGAACAAGCTGCGCCTGCTGGCCTCGTCGCCGGCGACGCTGGTGCGGGTGGAGGGCCCTGACGCCTTCCTGACCGGCAGCTATTCCGGCGCCCTGCTGGTGTTCATCGACGGCGAGGACGAGGCCTTCGCCAAGGGCGCGGCGGCGGCGGCCCGCGCCGCCCGCACCCTCGTCAATGTCACCGACCGTCCCGAGCTATGCGACTTCACCACGCCCGCGGTGATCGACCGTGGCGAGGTGGTGGCGGCCATCGGCACTGGCGGCGCCTCGCCCATGCTGGCCACCATGCTGCGCAACGACATTGAGCAGCGGGTGCCGGAGGGCACGGGCCGGGTCGCGGCCCTGTTCCGGAATTTCCAGGACGATGTGCGCGCCAGGTTTCCCGAGCTGCACGCCCGGCGCGCCTTCCTGCGCGAAACCCTGTCGGGCGCGGTCGCCGAGGCCGCCCAGGGCGGCGACATGGAGAAGGCCCAGAGCCTGTTTCGGGCCGCCATCGCCCAGGGCCCAAAGGCGGCGGGCAAGGTGCAGTTCGTGGCCGGGCGCGGGCCTGCTGACCTGCTAACCCTGCGCGCCAGCCGGGCGCTCGCCGCTGCCGACGTGATCGCCGCCGATCCGGGGGCCGACCCCGACATCCTGGCGATGGCGCGGCGCGACGCCGAGCGGATGACGCCGGATGAGGCCACCCCTGAGGCGATGATCGACCTGGCCCGTTCCGGCCGCCGGGTGGTCCGGGTGGTGGTCCAGGCGCCGCCTGCGGAAGAGGTCCGGTTTCTGGCCGCCGCGGGGGTGTCCGTCGAGGTCCTGGCGTCCGCCTCGTGA
- a CDS encoding DUF1700 domain-containing protein produces MTRQAFLARLKAGLSGLPAHAITDIVADYEAHFAEGEAAGRTDAEVAAALGDPGRLARELRAEAGLKRWESERNPSAAASAVFAVLGLGAIDLLILLPIVLSIAGTLLGLFVAVIAVFGSGGFVFAAGPFLDPPGGVAAAMLAGIGLMAGSVSLGAVLCLVTVGFVNLLVWYGRLHYRLLKPAIEPQV; encoded by the coding sequence ATGACCCGCCAGGCGTTCCTTGCCCGGCTGAAGGCCGGCCTCAGCGGCCTGCCCGCCCACGCCATCACCGACATCGTCGCCGACTATGAGGCCCACTTCGCCGAGGGCGAGGCCGCCGGCCGCACCGACGCCGAAGTGGCCGCGGCCCTCGGCGATCCCGGCCGCCTGGCCCGCGAACTGCGCGCCGAGGCCGGGCTGAAGCGCTGGGAGTCCGAGCGCAATCCGTCGGCGGCCGCCTCGGCGGTGTTCGCGGTGCTCGGCCTCGGCGCCATCGACCTGCTGATCCTGCTGCCCATCGTGCTCTCCATCGCCGGGACCCTGCTGGGCCTGTTCGTGGCGGTGATCGCGGTGTTCGGCTCAGGCGGCTTCGTCTTCGCCGCCGGTCCGTTCCTCGATCCGCCGGGCGGGGTGGCCGCGGCCATGCTGGCGGGCATAGGCCTGATGGCGGGCTCGGTGTCCCTGGGCGCCGTGCTGTGCCTGGTCACCGTCGGCTTCGTGAACCTGCTCGTCTGGTACGGGCGCCTCCACTACCGGCTGCTGAAGCCGGCCATTGAACCTCAAGTTTGA
- a CDS encoding MliC family protein, with translation MRLAPWIALAAGLILAGCATVAPEDASDAPMTYACGAGKRFVASYALDGRIVRVTAGGQTTTLRQVKKKHGDPIFSAGGVTLTTKGSSADLDGAAAGPYRNCRTG, from the coding sequence ATGAGACTGGCCCCCTGGATCGCGCTGGCCGCCGGTTTGATCCTGGCGGGCTGCGCCACCGTCGCGCCGGAGGACGCCAGTGACGCGCCCATGACCTATGCCTGCGGGGCCGGGAAGCGGTTCGTGGCCTCCTACGCCCTGGACGGCCGGATCGTGCGGGTCACCGCCGGCGGTCAGACCACCACCCTGCGCCAGGTGAAGAAGAAGCATGGCGACCCGATCTTCTCGGCCGGCGGCGTGACGCTCACCACCAAGGGGTCGAGCGCCGACCTCGACGGCGCAGCGGCAGGGCCCTACCGGAACTGCAGAACCGGCTAG
- a CDS encoding (2Fe-2S)-binding protein, whose protein sequence is MAMTLDVNGKPLAVKAAPDTPLLWVLRDELGLTGSKFGCGVAQCGACTVLADGQPIRSCSMPIEGLAGVKITTIESLGGNSPLQQAWVKHDVPQCGYCQSGQLMSATALLAAKPNPSDADIDAAMDGNICRCGTYQRIRAAIKDAAGMAVAAPVPATVAAPAAPAKS, encoded by the coding sequence ATGGCCATGACACTCGACGTGAACGGCAAGCCATTGGCGGTGAAGGCCGCGCCTGACACGCCCCTGCTGTGGGTGCTGCGCGACGAGCTGGGCCTGACGGGTTCGAAGTTCGGCTGCGGCGTGGCCCAATGCGGCGCCTGCACGGTGCTGGCCGATGGCCAGCCGATCCGCTCCTGCTCCATGCCCATCGAGGGTCTGGCCGGGGTGAAGATCACCACCATCGAGAGCCTGGGCGGGAACTCACCCCTGCAGCAGGCCTGGGTGAAGCACGACGTGCCGCAATGCGGCTATTGCCAGTCGGGGCAGTTGATGAGCGCCACGGCCCTGCTGGCCGCCAAGCCGAACCCCAGCGACGCCGACATCGACGCGGCCATGGACGGCAACATCTGCCGCTGCGGGACCTATCAGCGGATCCGCGCGGCCATCAAGGACGCCGCGGGCATGGCGGTCGCCGCCCCCGTCCCGGCCACCGTCGCGGCGCCCGCCGCCCCGGCCAAGAGCTAG
- a CDS encoding MFS transporter → MAEAVEPAKEASLRTVVAASAAGTTFEWYDFFVFGSLTQVISKTFFSGLPETAGYIAALALFGAGFAFRPLGALVFGRIGDRVGRKGAFLFTVVLMGGATVAIGLLPSYAQAGLLAPALLVLMRILQGFALGGEYGGAAIYVAEHAPPGARGRSTSWVQTSAAFGLFAALLVILATRIVVGRVAGPEAFDAWGWRIPFLFSAGLLAVSIFMRLKLSESPAFAKMKEEGEIAKAPFTEAFGTWKNLKIVLLALVAIMFAQGAVWYTAFFYTQTFMDKFLKVPAETINLLMMAATAVSAIFYVVFGWLSDKVGRKPVMLFGMTLMLIAYFPGFHMLAKTANPALAEAEARTPIVVVADPAECSLQFDPVGKAAFTSSCDIAKSTLANAGVSYNNEKGAPGAKAQVKIGETVIESGSIAGLSKDAAKAAKTEIEGRIKGGLTAAGYPAKADPARMNLPGVFGVLMVFVIAATALFGPIAATLVELFPTRIRYTAMSLPYHIGTGWVGGFVPFTAFAIVAAVGNIYSGLWYPFAFTAISVVTCLLFLPETNKRSLHD, encoded by the coding sequence GTGGCTGAAGCGGTAGAACCGGCGAAGGAAGCTTCGCTGCGGACGGTGGTGGCGGCCTCGGCGGCGGGGACCACCTTCGAGTGGTACGACTTCTTCGTCTTCGGCAGCCTGACCCAGGTCATCTCCAAGACCTTCTTCTCGGGCCTCCCCGAGACCGCCGGCTACATCGCCGCGCTCGCCCTGTTCGGCGCGGGCTTCGCCTTCCGACCCCTGGGCGCGCTCGTCTTCGGCCGCATCGGCGACCGGGTGGGTCGCAAGGGCGCCTTCCTGTTCACCGTCGTGCTGATGGGCGGGGCCACCGTGGCCATCGGCCTGCTGCCCTCCTACGCCCAGGCGGGCCTCCTGGCCCCGGCCCTGCTGGTGCTGATGCGTATCCTGCAGGGCTTCGCGCTCGGCGGGGAATACGGCGGCGCGGCCATCTATGTGGCCGAGCACGCGCCTCCGGGCGCGCGGGGCCGCTCCACCAGCTGGGTGCAGACCTCGGCCGCCTTCGGCCTGTTCGCCGCCCTGCTGGTGATCCTGGCCACCCGCATCGTGGTGGGCCGCGTCGCCGGACCCGAGGCCTTCGACGCCTGGGGCTGGCGCATCCCGTTCCTGTTCTCGGCAGGCCTGCTGGCGGTCTCCATCTTCATGCGCCTGAAGCTTTCGGAGAGCCCGGCCTTCGCCAAGATGAAAGAAGAGGGCGAGATCGCCAAGGCCCCCTTCACCGAGGCCTTCGGCACCTGGAAGAACCTGAAGATCGTGCTGCTGGCCCTGGTGGCCATCATGTTCGCCCAGGGCGCCGTCTGGTACACGGCCTTCTTCTACACCCAGACCTTCATGGACAAATTCCTGAAGGTCCCGGCCGAGACCATCAACCTGCTGATGATGGCCGCCACCGCGGTCAGCGCCATCTTCTACGTCGTCTTCGGCTGGCTGTCGGACAAGGTGGGCCGCAAGCCGGTGATGCTGTTTGGCATGACCCTGATGCTGATCGCCTACTTCCCCGGCTTCCACATGCTGGCCAAGACCGCCAACCCGGCGCTCGCCGAAGCCGAGGCCCGCACCCCCATCGTGGTGGTGGCCGACCCCGCCGAATGCTCCCTGCAGTTCGACCCCGTGGGCAAGGCCGCCTTCACCTCCTCCTGCGACATCGCCAAGAGCACGCTGGCCAATGCGGGGGTCTCCTACAACAACGAGAAGGGCGCTCCCGGCGCCAAGGCCCAGGTGAAGATCGGCGAGACCGTCATCGAATCGGGCTCCATCGCCGGCCTGAGCAAGGACGCCGCCAAGGCCGCGAAGACGGAAATCGAAGGCCGCATCAAGGGCGGGCTTACCGCCGCCGGCTATCCCGCCAAGGCGGATCCCGCGCGGATGAACCTGCCCGGCGTGTTCGGGGTGCTGATGGTCTTCGTCATCGCCGCCACCGCCCTGTTTGGGCCCATCGCCGCGACCCTGGTGGAGCTATTCCCCACCCGCATCCGCTATACCGCCATGTCCCTGCCCTACCATATCGGCACCGGCTGGGTCGGGGGCTTCGTGCCCTTCACCGCCTTCGCCATCGTGGCGGCGGTGGGCAACATCTATTCGGGCCTCTGGTATCCCTTCGCCTTCACGGCGATCTCGGTGGTCACCTGCCTGCTGTTCCTGCCCGAGACCAACAAGCGGTCCCTGCACGACTAG
- a CDS encoding PadR family transcriptional regulator — protein sequence MCVLALLSRGDNYAYEIASRLAEGIDMGEGTIYPLMRRMQADGLVDTYLVESSSGPPRKYYRLTEAGKTSFAGQKQAWGSFSKAINVILGEAQ from the coding sequence ATGTGCGTGCTCGCGCTCCTCTCCCGGGGCGACAACTACGCCTACGAGATCGCCAGCCGGTTGGCCGAAGGGATCGATATGGGGGAAGGCACCATCTATCCGCTGATGCGGCGGATGCAGGCCGACGGCCTGGTGGACACCTATCTGGTAGAGTCCTCCTCGGGCCCGCCGCGCAAATATTATCGCCTGACCGAGGCTGGGAAGACCAGCTTCGCCGGTCAGAAGCAGGCCTGGGGCTCGTTCTCCAAGGCCATCAACGTCATCCTGGGAGAGGCCCAATGA
- the modB gene encoding molybdate ABC transporter permease subunit has translation MALTPDDWAAIQLSLKVALAATALGLPLALATALAQARGRFAVRVLLDVLVTLPLVLPPVATGYGLLLLFGRRGLIGEALEKVGIVFAFDWTGAALAAGIMAFPLMVRPMRLAIEALDKEVDEVARTLGAPPLVRFFRITLPLALPGVAAGAILGFAKALGEFGATITFVAAIPGETLTLPAAIYGATQSPGDEARAGMLCLVAAAIAVGAVLVSDLVGRLATRTSRGAL, from the coding sequence ATGGCGCTGACCCCTGACGACTGGGCGGCGATCCAGCTGTCCCTGAAGGTGGCCCTGGCCGCCACCGCCCTTGGCCTTCCGCTTGCCCTGGCCACGGCGCTGGCCCAGGCGCGGGGCCGTTTCGCGGTCCGGGTGCTGCTGGACGTGCTGGTGACCCTGCCGCTGGTGCTGCCGCCGGTGGCGACGGGCTATGGCCTGCTGCTGCTGTTTGGACGCCGGGGCCTGATCGGCGAAGCTCTGGAGAAGGTGGGGATCGTCTTCGCCTTCGACTGGACAGGCGCAGCCCTGGCTGCCGGGATCATGGCCTTCCCGCTGATGGTGCGGCCCATGCGGCTGGCCATCGAGGCCCTGGACAAGGAGGTCGACGAGGTGGCCCGCACGCTGGGCGCCCCGCCCCTGGTGCGGTTCTTCCGCATCACCCTGCCCCTGGCCCTGCCGGGCGTGGCGGCGGGCGCGATCCTAGGGTTCGCCAAGGCGCTCGGCGAGTTCGGCGCGACCATCACCTTTGTCGCCGCCATCCCCGGCGAGACCCTGACCCTGCCGGCCGCCATCTATGGCGCCACCCAGTCGCCTGGGGACGAAGCCCGGGCCGGAATGCTGTGCTTGGTGGCCGCGGCCATCGCCGTGGGCGCGGTGCTGGTCTCCGACCTGGTGGGAAGGCTGGCGACGCGGACGTCGCGGGGCGCGCTCTAG
- a CDS encoding PAS domain-containing hybrid sensor histidine kinase/response regulator has product MPEERATNTPTEHGPMIEWLFANSQELMLVIGPDARFKLVNPAWTTATGWASDEIVGKYAAEFIHPDDLPDFGKLAERLFETRTGQNVARMRMKDGAYRWFEGRSQLTDDGHIIGVLRDVTREREREAELEDARRTRLLLSESAGVGTWTFEPLTGRIDWSDDIRAITGYGPEEVVTIADFEAILHPDEREAVRTAFNRGVLQGEPQTFEQRMRNKDGRWSTWRTTFHCVARRRGYFALKGMSQDITELAAARDVALAAERQIRQLIEDAPFAVAMFDRDLRYLMISNRWRHAFSLVHRDHVGLRLEDVFPTIPKKFLAAQRRALKGEVVSSKEDRFTDSQGGKHWVRWEARPWMNAAGEIGGMLVYVDDISAVASARREAQTNARRLKVALSAADAGVYEIDHVNKTFWASPEFKKLIGRSSRSYRDALKLNFPKFHADDMAGVRQAFLDINGETRKSGEAFEARIMTPSGEARWMRVFHHLKRDSKGRWLKGVGLVHDFDQRKRQELALIEAQEAAQAGAEAKAAFLANMSHEIRTPMNGVMGVLHLLKTESLTEDGRAMLEEALSCGQMLAELLNDVIDFSKIEAGALVLAEESIDPAALVQGVTRLLRPQAEAKGLELKLEGMADIGWVRTDPVRLRQALFNLVGNAVKFTLEGQVTVRAALHETSAGRVLRFEIADTGVGIPADAQARIFQRFDQGDASTTRKFGGSGLGLAITQKLAEMMGGAVGFTSVEGQGSVFWLEVCAPSAQAVVAVVDTGEPVLEGLRILVVEDNSTNRMIATKLLENLGASVETAADGLLGVEAAARGGFDLILMDVQMPGIDGLEACRRIRALGGVVAATPIVALTANVLSHQHQSYLEAGMDGVVGKPISPTALLTEIARLSGPSAELEAEAVA; this is encoded by the coding sequence ATGCCGGAAGAGCGTGCGACCAACACGCCGACGGAGCACGGGCCGATGATCGAGTGGCTGTTCGCCAACAGCCAGGAACTCATGCTCGTCATCGGTCCTGATGCGCGCTTCAAGCTGGTGAACCCGGCCTGGACGACGGCCACCGGCTGGGCCAGCGACGAGATCGTCGGCAAGTACGCCGCCGAGTTCATCCACCCCGACGACCTCCCCGACTTCGGAAAACTGGCCGAGCGCCTGTTCGAAACCCGCACCGGCCAGAACGTCGCCCGCATGCGCATGAAGGACGGCGCCTATCGCTGGTTCGAGGGCCGCAGCCAGCTCACCGACGACGGCCACATCATCGGCGTCTTGCGCGACGTCACCCGCGAGCGGGAACGCGAGGCGGAACTTGAGGATGCGCGGCGCACCCGCCTGCTGCTATCGGAATCGGCCGGCGTCGGAACCTGGACCTTTGAGCCTCTGACCGGACGCATAGACTGGTCAGACGACATCCGCGCCATCACCGGCTATGGCCCCGAGGAGGTGGTCACCATCGCCGATTTCGAGGCCATCCTGCATCCCGACGAACGGGAGGCGGTCCGCACGGCCTTCAACCGGGGCGTTCTTCAAGGGGAGCCTCAGACCTTTGAACAGCGGATGCGGAACAAGGACGGCCGCTGGTCCACCTGGCGCACCACCTTCCATTGTGTCGCCCGCCGACGGGGCTATTTCGCGCTCAAGGGCATGTCCCAGGACATCACCGAACTGGCCGCGGCCCGCGACGTGGCCCTGGCCGCCGAGCGCCAGATTCGCCAGCTCATCGAGGACGCCCCCTTCGCGGTGGCCATGTTCGACCGCGACCTGCGCTACCTGATGATCTCCAACCGCTGGCGGCACGCCTTCAGCCTGGTCCACCGCGACCATGTGGGCCTGCGGCTGGAGGACGTCTTCCCCACGATCCCCAAGAAGTTCCTGGCCGCCCAGCGCCGGGCGCTGAAGGGTGAGGTGGTCTCCAGCAAGGAAGACCGCTTCACCGACAGTCAGGGTGGCAAGCACTGGGTGCGCTGGGAGGCGAGGCCCTGGATGAACGCCGCCGGCGAGATCGGCGGCATGCTGGTCTATGTGGACGATATCTCGGCGGTGGCCAGCGCACGGCGCGAGGCCCAGACCAATGCCAGGCGCCTGAAGGTGGCGCTGAGCGCCGCCGACGCCGGGGTCTACGAGATCGACCACGTCAATAAGACCTTCTGGGCCAGCCCGGAGTTCAAGAAGCTGATCGGCCGCTCCTCGCGCAGCTACCGCGACGCCCTGAAGCTGAACTTCCCCAAGTTCCACGCCGACGACATGGCCGGCGTCCGCCAGGCCTTCCTCGACATCAACGGCGAGACGCGCAAGTCCGGCGAGGCCTTCGAGGCCCGCATCATGACCCCGTCGGGCGAGGCCCGCTGGATGCGGGTCTTCCACCACCTGAAGCGCGACTCCAAGGGCCGCTGGCTCAAGGGTGTCGGCCTGGTGCATGACTTCGACCAGCGCAAGCGTCAGGAACTGGCCCTCATCGAGGCCCAGGAGGCCGCCCAGGCCGGCGCCGAGGCCAAGGCCGCCTTCCTGGCCAATATGAGCCATGAGATCCGCACGCCCATGAACGGGGTGATGGGGGTCCTGCACCTGTTGAAGACCGAGAGCCTCACCGAAGATGGCCGGGCCATGCTGGAGGAGGCGCTCTCCTGCGGCCAGATGCTGGCCGAGCTGCTCAACGACGTCATCGACTTCTCCAAGATCGAGGCCGGCGCCCTGGTGCTTGCCGAGGAGTCCATCGATCCCGCCGCCCTGGTCCAGGGGGTCACCCGCCTGCTGCGGCCCCAGGCCGAGGCCAAGGGGCTGGAGCTGAAGCTGGAGGGCATGGCCGACATCGGCTGGGTCCGCACCGATCCGGTCCGCCTGCGCCAGGCCCTATTCAACCTGGTGGGCAATGCGGTGAAGTTCACGCTGGAGGGACAGGTCACGGTCCGCGCCGCCCTGCATGAGACCAGCGCCGGCCGCGTGCTGCGCTTCGAGATCGCTGACACCGGTGTCGGCATTCCGGCGGACGCTCAGGCGCGCATCTTCCAACGCTTCGACCAGGGCGACGCCTCCACCACCCGCAAGTTCGGGGGGTCGGGCCTAGGCCTGGCCATCACCCAGAAGCTCGCCGAGATGATGGGCGGCGCCGTGGGCTTCACCTCCGTCGAGGGCCAGGGTTCGGTCTTCTGGCTGGAGGTCTGCGCCCCCAGCGCGCAGGCCGTGGTCGCGGTCGTCGACACCGGAGAGCCGGTGCTGGAAGGGCTGCGCATCCTGGTGGTGGAGGACAATTCCACCAATCGCATGATCGCCACCAAGCTGCTGGAGAACCTGGGCGCCAGCGTCGAGACCGCCGCCGACGGCCTGCTGGGCGTCGAGGCCGCGGCCCGCGGCGGCTTTGATCTGATCCTGATGGACGTCCAGATGCCCGGCATCGACGGTCTGGAGGCCTGCCGCCGCATCCGCGCCCTGGGCGGCGTGGTGGCCGCGACTCCCATCGTTGCGCTCACCGCCAACGTGCTGTCCCACCAGCACCAGTCCTATCTGGAAGCCGGCATGGACGGCGTGGTCGGCAAGCCGATCTCGCCCACCGCCCTCCTCACCGAGATCGCGCGACTGAGCGGGCCTTCCGCCGAGCTTGAGGCAGAGGCGGTAGCCTAG